In Sphingomonas sp. SUN019, one genomic interval encodes:
- a CDS encoding acetyl/propionyl/methylcrotonyl-CoA carboxylase subunit alpha, whose protein sequence is MALKRLFVANRGEIALRIVRAAQALNIETVIGVSDADRDSAAARMADRAIVIGPGAAGKSYLDPRLIVHAARASGCDAVHPGYGFLSERAALPRLCAQHGLIFVGPEADTIEALGDKLSARAMARDAGVFLVPGSDKIASAADAARVADDIGYPVLLKASAGGGGRGMVIANDRAEVEAGFAKASAEAQAAFNDGTLFIERFVPRARHVEVQLMGDGHGKVLHFGERDCSVQRRYQKLVEEAPSVAMPDDLRRKLHDSAVALAASVDYRSAGTAEFLFDVDRGEIYFIEVNARIQVEHPVTEQVTGADLVGWQLRIAGGEALDLDQSAIRLSGHAIECRINAEDPARDFLPSPGTIRRWHVPTGDGIRIDTHMTEGATIPPYYDSMVAKLIVTGDTRDHAIERLEHALAAFEVEGVPTTIALHRAIVAHPDFRENRIHTRWLEQVLLPTFGA, encoded by the coding sequence ATGGCGTTGAAACGGCTCTTCGTCGCCAATCGCGGAGAGATCGCGCTGCGCATCGTCCGCGCGGCGCAGGCGCTGAACATCGAAACGGTGATCGGTGTATCCGACGCCGACCGCGACAGCGCCGCTGCCCGGATGGCGGATCGCGCGATCGTGATCGGTCCGGGCGCGGCGGGGAAAAGCTATCTCGACCCGCGGCTGATCGTTCATGCCGCGCGCGCGAGCGGGTGCGACGCGGTGCATCCCGGCTATGGTTTCCTGTCCGAACGCGCCGCACTGCCGCGGCTGTGCGCGCAGCACGGCCTGATCTTCGTCGGGCCGGAAGCCGACACGATCGAGGCGCTGGGCGACAAGCTCTCCGCCCGCGCGATGGCGCGCGACGCAGGCGTGTTTTTGGTCCCCGGCAGCGACAAGATCGCGAGCGCCGCCGACGCCGCGCGCGTGGCGGACGACATCGGCTATCCCGTGCTGCTGAAGGCCTCGGCCGGGGGCGGCGGGCGCGGCATGGTGATCGCAAACGACCGCGCCGAGGTGGAGGCGGGATTCGCAAAGGCCAGCGCGGAGGCGCAGGCCGCGTTCAACGACGGTACGCTCTTCATCGAACGCTTCGTACCGCGCGCGCGCCATGTCGAGGTGCAGCTGATGGGCGACGGCCACGGCAAGGTGCTGCATTTCGGCGAGCGCGACTGTTCGGTCCAGCGCCGCTACCAGAAACTGGTCGAGGAAGCGCCGTCGGTCGCGATGCCCGACGACCTGCGGCGGAAACTCCACGACAGCGCGGTCGCGCTGGCGGCGAGCGTCGATTATCGCAGCGCCGGGACCGCCGAATTCCTGTTCGACGTCGACCGCGGCGAAATCTATTTCATCGAGGTCAACGCGCGCATTCAGGTCGAACATCCGGTTACCGAACAGGTCACCGGCGCGGATCTGGTCGGGTGGCAATTGCGGATCGCGGGGGGCGAGGCGCTCGACCTCGACCAGTCCGCAATCCGCCTTTCCGGCCATGCGATCGAATGCCGCATCAACGCCGAGGATCCGGCGCGCGATTTCCTCCCCTCCCCCGGCACGATCCGCCGCTGGCACGTGCCAACCGGCGACGGCATCCGCATCGACACGCACATGACGGAGGGCGCGACGATCCCGCCGTACTACGATTCGATGGTCGCCAAGTTGATCGTCACCGGCGACACGCGCGACCACGCGATCGAGCGACTGGAGCACGCGCTCGCCGCGTTCGAGGTGGAGGGCGTGCCGACCACGATCGCGCTCCACCGCGCCATCGTCGCGCATCCCGATTTCCGCGAAAACCGCATCCACACCCGCTGGCTGGAGCAGGTGCTGCTCCCGACGTTCGGAGCCTGA
- a CDS encoding biotin/lipoyl-containing protein yields the protein MSDTVRTDDIAALLQQFRASDLTELHLKTEGFELFVSNDPAAAAPQSGTAAKPAQTAPKPPAVSPTAEPAAAEIPEGFDVVRAPYLGHFYRAPKPGEPNFCEVGDTVEPGAELCLVEVMKLFTAVRAETRGVVRNVYAVDGQMVVEGQPLFALEPAR from the coding sequence ATGAGCGACACCGTCCGCACCGACGACATCGCGGCGCTGCTGCAACAGTTCCGCGCGTCCGACCTCACCGAACTTCACCTGAAGACCGAAGGGTTCGAACTGTTCGTATCGAACGACCCCGCCGCCGCTGCGCCGCAGTCCGGCACGGCCGCGAAGCCCGCGCAAACCGCGCCGAAGCCGCCCGCGGTTTCGCCGACAGCGGAACCCGCCGCAGCCGAGATACCCGAGGGTTTCGACGTGGTGCGCGCCCCGTACCTCGGCCATTTCTACCGCGCCCCGAAACCGGGCGAACCGAATTTCTGCGAGGTGGGCGATACGGTCGAACCCGGCGCGGAGCTGTGCCTGGTCGAGGTGATGAAATTGTTCACCGCGGTGCGCGCCGAAACCCGGGGCGTGGTGCGGAACGTCTATGCGGTCGACGGACAGATGGTGGTCGAAGGCCAGCCGTTGTTCGCGCTCGAACCCGCACGCTGA